Proteins encoded within one genomic window of Nitrospina gracilis 3/211:
- a CDS encoding efflux RND transporter permease subunit: MKLVEQSLRYGVTVAVGVILILMFGIMSLLRIPVQLIPEISEPELSIRTTWPGASPEEIEREIIDEQETQLKSIVGLVEMESTAKTGVAEVYLTFQVGTNLQMALVRTANALDQVETYPEDVDQPIIKTSNISDRPIGWFVLQPLPGKEKEINVYDYRDFAEDVIQTRFQRVPGISDSEVYGGSPLELQVVFDPEALAERGITIFQLREELRKKNRNISGGDFDEGKRRYIVRTTGEFQSEEEVENTILTHVNGTPVYVKDVAEVRLAHDELRDYVRHNGLPGISLNARREIGSNILQVMGELKAVVKDLNDNVLNPMGMHLHQTADKTEYISRSIDMVMFNLVVGGTFAIIILLVFLRSFFSTLVVAVAIPISVIGSFLVVTLMGKTINVIMLAGMAFAVGMVVDASIIVLENIYRHRQKGKDTFDAAHDGAREVWGAIFASTLTTLAVFIPILFIEEEVGQLFQDIAVAISAAVTLSMIVSILVIPALSRKLLNFENIHASSNSRFISSFRNLFGIVPLASRFNEGVVRILRFIFQSKLRQVVVILVLTAVPAYLAWLMLPKTEYLPEGDQNVIIGMMIPPQGYNIQEMTRIGNEMEQNYAPYWQVEPGSPEEAQLKGPAVRNFLFIGSRGRLFTVVKAKDPERAKDLIPVLREELKKVPGMIAVSKQLSLFSSAFTGSRGIEMNITGPDLVRITEIARNSFFKVQEIMPEAQIRPNPGIELGQPQIQIRPRWKQAAEMGVDASELGYSVAALVDGVFADEVYLDADKVATPYLPRDGIDLILMSRDMELRKTQDIPNLIIRTPLGQAVPLNSITDMVETVSTETIRHFERQRAVTLEITPPMTIALEDAIAMVKEKIIQPLRDQGILTAGYSITLTGNADKLEKTREAMGGNFLLALVITYLLLAVLFQHWGFPLIIMLSVPMAAVGGVFGLWALNKFILQPLDVLTMLGFIILIGVVVNNAILIIYQALLHIREDGMHYRDAILESVSNRIRPIFMSTFTSIFGLMPLVVFPGAGSEIYRGIGVVILSGLFFSALFTLFLIPSLMNLSSSISQGEPPEPMETETRVRPQTTKAAPQPTPTRM; encoded by the coding sequence ATGAAGCTGGTCGAACAATCCCTAAGATATGGTGTTACCGTGGCCGTGGGGGTGATCCTCATCCTCATGTTCGGCATCATGTCCCTCCTCCGTATCCCCGTCCAACTGATTCCTGAAATCAGCGAACCGGAACTGAGCATCCGCACCACCTGGCCCGGTGCCAGCCCGGAAGAGATCGAACGCGAGATCATCGACGAGCAGGAAACCCAGCTCAAATCCATCGTCGGGCTGGTGGAAATGGAAAGCACGGCAAAAACGGGCGTCGCGGAAGTGTACCTGACATTCCAGGTGGGCACGAACCTGCAAATGGCCCTCGTCCGTACCGCCAACGCCCTCGACCAGGTCGAGACTTATCCGGAAGACGTCGACCAGCCCATCATCAAGACCAGCAACATCTCAGACCGGCCCATCGGATGGTTCGTTCTGCAACCGCTCCCAGGCAAGGAAAAAGAGATCAACGTTTACGATTACCGCGATTTCGCCGAGGACGTGATCCAGACCCGTTTTCAGCGCGTCCCGGGAATTTCCGACAGCGAGGTGTACGGCGGCAGTCCACTCGAATTGCAGGTCGTCTTCGATCCTGAAGCGTTGGCGGAACGCGGAATCACCATTTTCCAACTCCGTGAAGAGCTGCGCAAAAAGAACCGCAACATAAGCGGTGGCGATTTCGATGAAGGAAAACGGCGTTACATCGTTCGAACCACGGGAGAGTTCCAATCCGAGGAAGAAGTCGAGAACACCATCCTCACCCACGTCAATGGAACGCCTGTATACGTCAAGGACGTAGCCGAGGTCCGGCTCGCGCATGACGAACTACGCGATTATGTGCGCCACAACGGCCTTCCGGGTATTTCGTTGAACGCCCGCCGGGAGATCGGTTCCAACATCCTGCAGGTGATGGGGGAGCTCAAGGCGGTGGTGAAGGACCTCAATGACAACGTGCTGAACCCGATGGGCATGCATCTTCACCAGACCGCGGACAAAACCGAATACATTTCGCGTTCCATCGACATGGTCATGTTCAACCTGGTGGTGGGTGGTACTTTCGCCATTATCATTCTGCTCGTGTTCCTTCGCAGCTTTTTCAGCACCCTGGTCGTTGCTGTCGCCATTCCCATCAGCGTCATCGGTTCGTTCCTGGTCGTCACCCTGATGGGCAAGACAATCAATGTCATCATGCTTGCGGGCATGGCCTTCGCCGTGGGCATGGTGGTGGACGCGTCGATCATCGTGCTCGAAAACATTTACCGTCACCGGCAAAAAGGCAAAGACACCTTCGACGCGGCGCACGACGGGGCACGGGAAGTGTGGGGTGCCATCTTCGCCAGCACCCTCACAACCCTCGCGGTGTTCATCCCGATCCTGTTCATTGAAGAAGAAGTCGGGCAATTGTTCCAGGACATCGCCGTCGCAATCAGCGCCGCGGTCACTCTGTCGATGATTGTCAGTATTCTTGTGATTCCTGCATTGAGCCGCAAACTGCTCAATTTCGAAAACATCCATGCCTCATCGAACAGCCGGTTCATCTCCTCGTTCCGCAACCTGTTCGGCATCGTTCCGCTGGCATCGAGGTTCAATGAAGGGGTGGTCCGCATTCTGCGTTTCATTTTCCAGTCCAAGCTGCGACAGGTCGTGGTGATCCTGGTGTTGACGGCGGTGCCGGCGTATCTCGCGTGGCTGATGTTGCCGAAAACCGAATACCTGCCCGAAGGCGACCAGAACGTCATCATCGGCATGATGATTCCGCCTCAAGGATACAATATCCAGGAAATGACCCGCATCGGAAATGAAATGGAGCAAAACTATGCGCCGTACTGGCAGGTAGAACCAGGTAGCCCGGAAGAGGCACAACTGAAAGGTCCGGCCGTACGCAACTTTTTGTTCATCGGCAGCCGCGGGCGTTTGTTCACTGTGGTCAAGGCAAAGGACCCGGAACGCGCCAAGGACCTCATTCCGGTTCTCCGTGAAGAACTGAAAAAAGTTCCGGGCATGATCGCCGTTTCCAAACAATTGTCCTTATTCTCCAGCGCATTCACCGGTTCGCGCGGGATCGAGATGAACATCACGGGACCGGACCTGGTACGCATCACTGAAATCGCACGCAACTCGTTTTTCAAGGTGCAAGAAATCATGCCCGAGGCGCAGATCCGCCCCAATCCCGGCATCGAGCTGGGCCAGCCACAAATCCAGATTCGACCCCGGTGGAAACAAGCCGCAGAGATGGGCGTCGATGCCTCGGAACTGGGTTACTCCGTGGCGGCCCTGGTGGATGGCGTCTTCGCGGACGAGGTTTACCTGGATGCCGATAAAGTTGCGACGCCCTACTTGCCGCGTGACGGCATCGACCTCATTCTCATGAGCCGGGACATGGAACTGCGGAAAACACAAGACATCCCGAACCTCATCATCCGCACTCCCCTGGGGCAAGCGGTACCGCTGAACAGCATCACCGACATGGTGGAAACCGTGAGCACGGAAACAATCCGCCACTTTGAGCGCCAACGCGCGGTGACGCTGGAGATCACCCCGCCCATGACGATTGCGCTGGAAGATGCAATCGCCATGGTGAAGGAAAAAATCATTCAGCCCTTGCGTGACCAGGGAATCCTGACAGCAGGCTACTCCATCACCCTCACCGGAAACGCGGACAAGCTGGAAAAAACACGCGAGGCGATGGGCGGAAATTTCCTGCTGGCTCTGGTCATCACCTATCTCCTGCTTGCGGTATTGTTCCAGCACTGGGGATTTCCGCTGATCATCATGCTCAGCGTGCCGATGGCCGCCGTCGGCGGTGTATTCGGCCTGTGGGCGCTCAACAAATTCATTCTGCAACCGCTGGACGTGCTCACCATGCTGGGATTCATTATTCTGATCGGCGTCGTGGTGAACAACGCAATCCTGATCATCTATCAGGCACTTCTGCACATTCGTGAAGACGGCATGCACTACCGCGACGCCATCCTGGAAAGCGTGAGCAACCGGATTCGGCCAATCTTCATGAGCACATTCACCAGCATCTTCGGGCTCATGCCGCTCGTCGTGTTTCCCGGCGCGGGCAGTGAAATTTACAGGGGCATCGGCGTGGTCATTTTATCGGGACTGTTTTTCAGCGCCCTGTTCACGCTGTTTCTCATTCCGAGCCTCATGAACCTGAGCTCCAGCATCAGCCAGGGTGAACCGCCGGAGCCGATGGAAACCGAAACGCGCGTGCGTCCGCAAACCACCAAAGCGGCGCCGCAACCCACACCCACCCGTATGTGA
- a CDS encoding efflux RND transporter periplasmic adaptor subunit, whose translation MVCLIFWPSQVWSQFNFTVPVGVAKAVKRSVREKIELPGTVYPWATTQLSAEIDGRVERILFNEGDRVKKGDPLVKLRIRPLLLERDLAVAEKRRIETLLQELETGTRQETIEAARHAVDQAKARLTLAENELRRIKKLYQEGVLSLDAYDKAAAEADQAAAFLQEKSSVLEELVAGPRIERIQQEKANLEAANARIHLIEDNIQQGTIYAPFDGYITKKLTEVGQWLEKGDQAVAMIAASPLKVEVNIPQFQFNEVRVGSAAEIILENRDTNGKPLIFSGNVIEKVPQGDPVSRTFPIRIKVSTTNSTLAPGMLVKVRFTPNQKDLEKRMFVPKDSIVRTPKGANVWVVRENEEKKMMAYKVTVKTGKLVDSMIAVEFIEGKIEPGEWVVVDGNERLKPDTEVRIINKHLN comes from the coding sequence TTGGTTTGCCTGATTTTCTGGCCGTCGCAAGTGTGGAGCCAGTTCAACTTCACCGTCCCCGTCGGTGTGGCCAAGGCGGTGAAGCGGTCGGTGCGGGAAAAAATCGAACTTCCCGGGACGGTCTATCCCTGGGCCACAACCCAGCTTTCAGCGGAAATCGACGGCCGCGTCGAACGCATCCTTTTCAATGAAGGGGACCGGGTGAAAAAAGGCGACCCGCTGGTGAAGTTACGCATCCGGCCCCTGCTCCTGGAACGCGACCTGGCGGTGGCTGAAAAACGCCGTATCGAAACCCTTCTGCAGGAACTGGAAACCGGAACCCGGCAGGAAACCATCGAAGCCGCCCGGCATGCGGTGGATCAGGCCAAGGCCCGGCTGACCCTTGCGGAAAATGAACTGCGCCGCATCAAAAAACTGTACCAGGAAGGCGTCCTCAGTCTCGATGCTTACGACAAGGCCGCTGCGGAAGCCGACCAGGCGGCGGCATTCCTGCAGGAAAAAAGTTCGGTGCTGGAAGAGTTGGTCGCCGGACCGCGTATCGAACGCATCCAGCAGGAAAAAGCCAACCTGGAAGCCGCCAACGCGCGCATTCATTTGATCGAAGACAATATCCAGCAGGGCACCATTTATGCCCCATTCGATGGATACATCACGAAAAAACTCACCGAAGTCGGCCAGTGGCTGGAAAAGGGTGACCAGGCGGTTGCCATGATCGCCGCCAGTCCACTTAAAGTGGAAGTCAATATTCCGCAATTTCAATTCAACGAAGTCCGGGTAGGTTCCGCCGCCGAAATCATTTTGGAAAACCGAGACACCAACGGCAAACCCCTTATTTTTTCGGGTAACGTCATCGAGAAAGTACCGCAGGGGGATCCGGTTTCCCGCACGTTTCCGATCCGGATCAAGGTTTCCACAACCAATTCCACCCTCGCACCCGGCATGTTGGTGAAAGTCCGTTTCACCCCCAACCAGAAAGACCTTGAGAAACGCATGTTTGTACCCAAGGACTCGATCGTGCGCACCCCAAAAGGGGCAAATGTCTGGGTGGTGCGCGAGAACGAAGAAAAGAAAATGATGGCTTACAAGGTGACGGTGAAAACAGGTAAACTGGTAGACAGCATGATTGCCGTGGAATTTATCGAAGGCAAAATCGAACCCGGTGAATGGGTGGTGGTAGATGGCAACGAGCGTTTGAAACCCGACACCGAAGTCCGCATCATCAACAAACATCTCAATTGA
- a CDS encoding J domain-containing protein, producing MKTHTKDYYQILGVAEAASSEEIKKAYRKLAVETHPDRNPNDPKAEERFKDITEAYGVLMDPKKRQEYDMFRRLGGGQSGRQFNYTQQEIFENMFRQAFGRDMFNNLNRDFQQSGFRHGTGFFETMLFTGAAGTLARMLRMIPGPIGRIGTGLWVLQSVGTALYTMNRRRKAQGQAEGVEDTGQPGLFQKVKALFVKPETDTHQNVLNLHFKIAIPSDEARKGTKKELTYKVGENTEHLMVAIPAGIQPGGRLRIRNKGRIQGDRRGDVILTVEVTA from the coding sequence ATGAAAACCCACACCAAAGACTATTACCAGATTCTGGGAGTTGCAGAAGCCGCCTCGTCAGAAGAGATCAAAAAAGCCTACCGGAAGCTCGCGGTGGAAACCCACCCCGACAGAAACCCCAACGACCCGAAAGCCGAAGAACGATTCAAGGACATTACGGAAGCTTACGGAGTCCTGATGGATCCCAAAAAACGCCAGGAGTACGATATGTTCCGCCGCCTGGGGGGTGGCCAGTCGGGCCGGCAATTCAACTACACCCAGCAGGAAATTTTCGAGAACATGTTCCGGCAGGCCTTCGGTCGCGACATGTTCAACAACCTGAACCGCGATTTCCAGCAGTCCGGGTTCCGCCACGGGACCGGTTTTTTCGAAACCATGCTGTTCACCGGCGCCGCAGGAACCCTGGCCCGCATGCTCCGCATGATTCCCGGTCCCATCGGCCGGATCGGAACCGGGCTGTGGGTCCTGCAATCGGTCGGCACCGCCCTGTACACCATGAATCGGCGCAGAAAAGCGCAGGGCCAGGCGGAGGGGGTGGAGGACACCGGGCAACCTGGCCTGTTTCAGAAGGTGAAGGCCCTGTTTGTCAAACCCGAGACCGACACCCACCAGAATGTCCTGAACCTTCATTTCAAAATCGCCATCCCTTCCGATGAAGCTCGGAAAGGCACAAAAAAGGAATTGACTTACAAGGTAGGCGAGAATACCGAGCACCTGATGGTAGCCATCCCGGCCGGCATTCAGCCGGGTGGTCGCCTTCGCATCCGCAATAAGGGCCGAATACAGGGAGATCGCCGCGGGGATGTGATCCTGACCGTGGAAGTCACTGCCTGA
- the tmk gene encoding dTMP kinase yields the protein MKLDRGYLIALEGIDGTGKTTQGNLLADYLEQRGLPVVRLREPTQGMWGQKIRRILTEGRGGTTPEEELQWFLNDRKEDVEQNIRPALNTNKLVVIDRYYFSTAAYQGALGFDPVKICADNEAFAPRPDRVLIFSGSLETSFERIAKGRDGFSSFEKKDYLQKVQAIFDSFEGPHIRRIDSDGSVEAVHGQVVTVVDALLGIGEPR from the coding sequence ATGAAGTTGGACCGCGGCTATCTGATTGCGCTGGAGGGCATTGACGGTACGGGTAAGACCACGCAGGGGAACCTGCTTGCTGATTATCTGGAACAGCGTGGTCTGCCTGTCGTTCGCCTGCGTGAACCCACGCAGGGGATGTGGGGGCAGAAAATCCGCAGAATTTTAACGGAAGGGCGGGGCGGCACAACCCCGGAAGAAGAGTTGCAGTGGTTTTTGAACGACCGTAAAGAGGATGTGGAGCAGAACATCCGGCCAGCACTCAACACGAACAAGCTGGTGGTGATCGACCGTTATTATTTTTCCACCGCCGCCTATCAGGGGGCGCTGGGGTTTGACCCGGTAAAAATATGTGCGGACAACGAAGCCTTTGCTCCGCGTCCCGACCGGGTCCTGATATTTTCCGGTTCACTGGAGACCAGCTTTGAACGCATCGCAAAAGGTCGGGATGGATTCAGCTCCTTTGAAAAAAAGGATTATCTTCAAAAAGTGCAGGCTATTTTCGACTCCTTCGAGGGACCCCATATCCGACGCATTGACAGCGATGGTTCGGTCGAGGCTGTGCACGGTCAGGTGGTGACTGTGGTGGATGCTCTTCTCGGCATCGGGGAGCCGCGATGA
- a CDS encoding UbiX family flavin prenyltransferase, translating into MKRFILAITGASGVCYAKRLFDVLQPLAELHVVLSERGVELLKLELDLSPSYFKKENATVYKNSKINTSIASGSFKTDGMVIVPASMGTVGRIAAGISSSLVERAADVVLKEKGKLIIVPREAPFSTIHLKNMLALDQAGGLILPANPGFYNNPKSVGDLVDFVVARILDQLGVDQGIVPPYSA; encoded by the coding sequence ATGAAGCGATTCATTCTTGCGATCACCGGTGCCAGCGGTGTTTGCTACGCAAAGCGGCTGTTCGATGTCCTGCAACCGTTGGCGGAACTGCATGTGGTCCTTTCCGAGCGCGGGGTGGAACTGCTCAAACTGGAACTGGATCTCTCGCCGTCCTATTTCAAAAAAGAAAACGCAACAGTCTATAAGAATTCGAAGATCAACACCTCCATAGCCAGCGGTTCATTCAAGACCGACGGCATGGTCATCGTTCCCGCCAGCATGGGTACGGTCGGGCGCATCGCCGCAGGGATCTCGAGCAGCCTTGTGGAACGCGCGGCGGATGTGGTTTTGAAGGAAAAGGGTAAATTGATCATCGTGCCCAGGGAGGCACCGTTCAGCACGATTCATTTGAAAAACATGCTGGCGCTCGACCAGGCGGGCGGTCTGATCCTCCCCGCCAATCCGGGATTTTACAACAACCCGAAATCGGTTGGGGATCTCGTCGATTTCGTGGTCGCCCGCATCCTCGATCAATTGGGTGTCGATCAGGGCATTGTGCCGCCCTATTCGGCCTGA
- a CDS encoding cysteine desulfurase family protein yields the protein MIYLDNAATTPMDPEVIEVMTKSMQEDFGNSGAVYRLGHDAKQKIQEAEDCIRDSLCIPARFRIVFTSGGSESNNLFIKGTCFPDKKVAYLGLEHPSVKETLDALKEYDNEPVSLLEYQKDGRLDTASIPELKKRKVRWLYLSHVNNELGSINDPRVIAPLLKEHAPQTRLFLDGVQAVGKMPITETMWEGLSGYSVSAHKFHGPKGIGLLVVDSRLSLKPQIHGGKQQHGMRSGTLPVPFIVGLGCAVKLAAHRASFANKTFSILRERLVTGLKALASSNSNLNLKFNSSVDPDNSFQSPAIVNFSFAPVEGEVVLHHLEKLGIYVGLGSACSAHSKEPSKILMGIGCTREEARCSLRISFNHNNTVEDVDCFLAAFAQAHETLYPSFSRRFANS from the coding sequence ATGATTTATCTGGACAACGCCGCCACCACACCGATGGACCCGGAGGTGATCGAGGTGATGACGAAGTCAATGCAGGAAGACTTCGGCAACTCCGGTGCGGTGTACCGCCTCGGCCACGATGCCAAGCAGAAAATTCAGGAGGCGGAGGATTGTATCCGCGATAGTTTGTGCATTCCCGCGCGGTTCCGCATCGTCTTCACCAGCGGCGGAAGTGAATCGAACAATCTCTTCATTAAAGGGACGTGTTTTCCCGACAAGAAGGTGGCGTATTTGGGGCTGGAGCATCCCAGTGTGAAAGAAACGCTGGACGCTTTAAAGGAATACGATAACGAACCGGTGTCTTTGCTGGAATACCAGAAAGACGGCAGGCTGGATACGGCCTCGATTCCCGAACTCAAGAAGCGCAAAGTGCGCTGGTTGTATTTATCGCACGTCAACAACGAACTGGGCAGCATCAACGATCCCCGAGTCATCGCTCCTCTTTTAAAGGAGCACGCACCGCAAACTCGGCTGTTTCTTGACGGGGTGCAGGCGGTGGGCAAAATGCCGATCACAGAGACCATGTGGGAGGGCCTTTCGGGCTATTCGGTATCGGCCCACAAGTTTCATGGGCCGAAGGGCATCGGTCTGCTGGTGGTCGATTCCCGTCTGAGTCTCAAGCCGCAGATCCACGGCGGCAAACAACAACACGGCATGCGCTCCGGCACTTTACCGGTGCCATTTATCGTGGGTCTTGGATGCGCGGTTAAACTGGCAGCCCATCGGGCATCATTCGCGAACAAAACATTCTCTATTTTGCGGGAGCGCCTGGTAACGGGACTGAAAGCGCTCGCATCCAGCAATTCCAACCTGAACTTGAAATTCAATTCTTCCGTTGATCCGGACAATTCATTTCAATCGCCGGCAATCGTCAATTTCAGTTTCGCGCCGGTTGAAGGAGAAGTGGTCCTTCATCATTTGGAAAAGCTGGGCATTTATGTGGGTCTCGGTTCTGCGTGCAGTGCCCACTCGAAAGAACCGTCCAAAATTCTGATGGGCATCGGGTGCACGCGGGAAGAGGCGAGGTGCAGTCTTCGCATCTCCTTCAACCACAACAACACGGTGGAAGACGTGGACTGCTTTCTTGCGGCTTTCGCCCAGGCTCACGAAACTCTTTACCCTTCCTTTTCTCGTCGATTCGCCAACTCATGA
- the thiI gene encoding tRNA uracil 4-sulfurtransferase ThiI, translating to MTQQCTILVRYDEIGLKGKNRSMFINRLADNIRHALKGLDGIAIQKPHGRIRVDCPMEAADAAGQRLACVPGVASFSLGVAMEPDFEKMAELGVQWIEPLLNHGKHLKFCVKTKRADKRFPQTSTEVNYEVGSRILGRLHERGLEVDIDHADFTLEIEIGQEHTVVFKNRIAGLRGLPVGSSGEVLGLISGGIDSPVALFRIMKRGCRVHGIFFDNQPYMGRGGYDKVKRLSRQLNRYQSRARLYVVPFETIQESIRDHCRAPNRVVLYRRMMYRIAQSVAEKQGYLGLVTGESLGQVASQTLENLNAVSGLVALSVFRPLIGTDKNEIIRQAKELGTYEISIEPQPDCCSVFMPPNPTTKSKIHELEEDEARYSWQELMQSAIEKMEIIEVDELG from the coding sequence ATGACACAACAATGCACGATCCTGGTCCGGTACGATGAAATCGGGCTCAAGGGAAAAAACCGAAGTATGTTCATCAACCGGCTTGCCGACAACATCCGCCACGCGTTGAAAGGGTTGGACGGGATCGCAATTCAAAAACCACACGGCCGCATCCGCGTGGACTGTCCAATGGAGGCGGCAGATGCGGCCGGGCAACGCCTTGCCTGTGTTCCCGGCGTGGCTTCGTTCAGTCTGGGGGTGGCGATGGAACCGGATTTCGAGAAAATGGCGGAACTCGGTGTGCAGTGGATCGAACCCCTCCTGAATCATGGAAAACATCTCAAGTTCTGTGTGAAGACAAAACGCGCTGACAAACGGTTCCCTCAAACCTCCACGGAGGTAAATTACGAAGTGGGTTCGCGCATCCTCGGCCGGCTTCACGAACGTGGCCTGGAAGTCGATATCGACCACGCCGATTTCACCCTGGAAATCGAGATCGGCCAGGAACATACCGTTGTGTTCAAGAACCGAATCGCGGGCTTGCGGGGATTGCCCGTTGGCAGTTCCGGCGAGGTGCTGGGATTGATTTCCGGTGGCATCGACAGTCCGGTCGCCTTGTTTCGCATCATGAAACGCGGATGCCGGGTGCATGGGATTTTCTTTGACAACCAGCCGTACATGGGTCGCGGCGGATACGACAAGGTGAAGCGACTGTCCCGCCAACTGAACCGCTACCAGAGTCGGGCCCGTTTGTATGTAGTGCCGTTTGAAACGATTCAGGAATCGATTCGTGATCACTGCCGTGCGCCCAATCGTGTGGTTCTGTACCGTCGCATGATGTACCGCATCGCGCAGTCGGTGGCAGAAAAACAGGGATACCTGGGGCTGGTGACCGGCGAATCTCTGGGACAGGTGGCATCGCAGACTTTGGAAAACCTGAACGCGGTGTCAGGACTGGTGGCGCTCAGCGTCTTCCGTCCCCTCATCGGCACCGACAAAAACGAGATCATTCGCCAGGCGAAGGAACTGGGGACATACGAAATTAGCATCGAGCCCCAACCCGACTGCTGTTCGGTATTCATGCCGCCCAATCCAACCACCAAAAGTAAAATTCACGAACTGGAAGAAGACGAAGCGCGATATTCCTGGCAGGAACTGATGCAGTCGGCAATCGAGAAAATGGAGATCATCGAAGTCGATGAATTAGGTTGA
- the folK gene encoding 2-amino-4-hydroxy-6-hydroxymethyldihydropteridine diphosphokinase, translated as MSHTAFIGIGSNMGDAPGHCREAIDRMRRHPALNLHTTSSLYKTQPYGKTDQDWFINAVAQVLTNISPVDLLHVLLSIEKEMGRERRGKWGPRKIDLDLLLYNGDTVKEENLQVPHPGIAERRFVLEPLAEIAPDLVHPTIDKTIADLLREVRDPLQVTRLPAST; from the coding sequence ATGTCCCACACCGCTTTCATCGGCATCGGCTCCAATATGGGAGACGCTCCCGGCCATTGCCGGGAAGCTATCGACCGCATGCGCAGACACCCGGCGTTGAACCTGCACACCACTTCTTCCCTTTACAAAACCCAACCCTACGGCAAAACCGACCAGGACTGGTTCATCAACGCCGTTGCTCAGGTGTTAACGAATATTTCACCTGTGGATCTTCTACATGTCCTGTTGAGCATCGAAAAGGAAATGGGGCGGGAACGGCGGGGAAAATGGGGGCCGCGCAAGATCGACCTGGACCTGTTGTTGTACAATGGGGACACGGTAAAGGAAGAGAATCTGCAAGTGCCGCATCCAGGTATCGCCGAGCGGCGGTTTGTACTGGAACCCTTGGCGGAAATCGCACCGGACCTGGTTCATCCCACGATCGACAAAACCATTGCAGACCTGCTGAGGGAGGTGCGGGACCCTTTGCAAGTGACGCGTCTCCCGGCCTCAACCTAA